One Devosia lacusdianchii genomic window carries:
- a CDS encoding Hsp33 family molecular chaperone, which translates to MTENLMSALGLDRPESGDDAVVPFTLDKLDTRGRTVRLGDALDTILSRHNYPAPVARLLGEAVVLAALVGSSLKFEGRFIMQTQTDGPVNLLVVDFDAPDGLRGYARFDHDALVKAAEEGRTKPGELLGKGHLAMTIDQGPNTERYQGIVALDGHSLEEVAHTYFMQSEQIPTQVRLAVAEFTRRGDHRPHWRAGGVLIQHLPEHGLSHMADLPGDGNFDNPDMVDPDFEEANGWTEARTLLATLDDLELADPDLTSERLLFRLYHETGVRVFTPLPMVERCSCSADRIEAMLATSFTAEDREEMAVDGEIEVVCEFCSTAYHFNPHQFDAKH; encoded by the coding sequence ATGACCGAGAACCTGATGAGTGCCCTCGGGCTCGACCGGCCGGAAAGCGGCGATGACGCCGTCGTGCCGTTCACGCTGGACAAGCTCGATACCCGCGGCCGCACCGTGCGGCTGGGCGATGCGCTCGACACTATCCTTAGCCGCCACAACTATCCCGCGCCCGTCGCCCGCCTGCTTGGTGAGGCGGTGGTGCTGGCTGCGCTGGTCGGCTCCTCGCTCAAATTCGAGGGTCGCTTCATCATGCAGACCCAGACTGATGGTCCGGTGAACCTGCTGGTTGTCGACTTCGACGCGCCCGATGGGCTGCGCGGTTATGCCCGCTTCGACCACGACGCTTTGGTGAAGGCGGCCGAGGAAGGGCGCACCAAGCCGGGCGAACTGCTCGGCAAGGGACACTTGGCCATGACCATCGACCAGGGCCCCAATACCGAACGCTATCAGGGCATCGTGGCGCTGGACGGCCATTCGCTGGAAGAGGTGGCGCACACTTATTTCATGCAGTCCGAGCAGATCCCGACCCAGGTCCGCCTGGCTGTGGCCGAGTTCACTCGTCGCGGCGACCATCGCCCTCATTGGCGCGCCGGCGGTGTGCTGATCCAGCATTTGCCCGAGCATGGCCTCTCGCACATGGCCGACCTGCCCGGCGACGGCAATTTCGACAATCCTGATATGGTCGACCCCGATTTCGAGGAGGCCAATGGCTGGACCGAAGCCCGAACGCTGCTGGCGACGCTGGACGATCTCGAACTGGCCGATCCGGACCTGACCTCCGAACGCCTGCTGTTCCGGCTCTATCATGAGACCGGAGTACGAGTGTTCACGCCGCTGCCCATGGTGGAGCGCTGCTCCTGCTCGGCTGACCGCATCGAGGCCATGCTGGCCACCAGCTTCACCGCCGAGGACCGCGAAGAAATGGCGGTGGATGGCGAAATCGAAGTGGTCTGCGAGTTCTGCTCCACGGCCTACCATTTCAATCCGCACCAGTTCGACGCCAAGCACTGA